CTGACCCGTCGGGAGGTCACCCATCGCGAGGTGACCTCGGTCACGGTCAGCGCTCCGGGACTCGTGGTCTACGCCGACGGTGAGCGCCTCGGCGAGGACGAATGCACGATCGGGGTGCGGCCGGCCGCTCTCACCGTGCTCGTGCCGGCGGATCCGGCCGGTCGATGAGGAAGACGGAGGCGGCCGGCCGGGAGGCGGAGTTCGACGAGGACGTCGTGATCGTCGGCTCCGGCTTCGGCGGTTCGGTGGCGGCGCTGCGGCTGGTCGAGAAGGGCTACCGGGTGCGCGTGTATGAGGCGGGGCGACGCTTCGAGGATGCGGACTTCGCACGGACGAACTGGAACGTGCGCCGGTACCTCTGGGCGCCGGGCATCGGCTGCTACGGCATCCAGCGCATCCATCGCCTGCCGCACGTGATGATCCTCGCGGGTGCGGGGGTCGGCGGCGGATCGCTCAACTACGCGAACACGCTCTATCAGCCGGGCGCGGCCTTCTTCACGGATCCGCAGTGGCGGGAGATCGCGGATTGGGAGAGCGAACTCGCGCCGCACTACGCGACAGCCAAGCGCATGCTGGGCGTCGTGGAGACGTACCCGCACACGGGCCCCGTCGAGCGCATCATGGCGGGTGCCGCCGAGGACCTCGGCGTCGGCGACACATTCCGGCGCGCGCCGGTGGGCGTGTGGTTCGGCCGACCGGGCGAACGCGTCGCCGACCCGTTCTTCGGCGGAGAGGGCCCGGAGCGCACCGGCTGCACCCTGTGCGGCAACTGCATGGTCGGATGCCGGGTCGGCGCCAAGAACACCCTCATGAAGAACTACCTGCCGCTCGCCGAGAGACGCGGCGCGGTCATCGAGGCGCTGCGCACGGTCACGGAGGTGCGGGAGCTGCCCGAGGGCGGCTTCGCCGTCACCACGCAGCGCAGCGGCGCGTGGATCCGGCACGGGCGGCATACCGTCCATGCCCGCCAGGTCGTGCTCGCAGCAGGCACCTGGGGCACCCAGCAGCTGCTGCATCGGATGCGACGAGACGGCGCGCTTCCTCGGGTCTCCTCGGCGATCGGTCGCCTGACACGGACCAACTCCGAGGCGCTCGACGGCGCCGTCGCCACCCGGGTCCCCGCGTCTCTGGAGCTTGCTCGAGGCGTCGCGATCACGACCTCGTTCCATGTCGATGAGCGCACGCACGTCGAGAACGTGCGCTACGGACCCGGTTCGAATCTGATGGGCGCGCTCGCGTCGATCCTCGTCCCCGGAGACTCGGGAATCGCGGTCCGGCTTCTCAGACTGGTCGCACGAGCGGTGCGGGCGCCGGTGCGACAGCTCCGGCTCGGATCGCTGCGGCGATGGAGCGAGCGCGGGATCATCGCCCTGGTCATGCAGACCGAGGACAACTCCCTCACGCTGTCACTGCGTCGGCGATGGGGTCGGACGGTGATGACGAGCGCGCAGGGCCACGGAGGACCCAATCCGTCGCACCTGCCGCAGGCCCACCGTGCCGCGGAAGCGATCGCGGCCCGGATGCAGCAGGAGAGCGGCGTGCCCGCCGAGGCCAGGGGGTCGTGGCCCGAGGTCTTCGGCATCCCGCTGACCGCGCACTTCCTGGGCGGCGCCGTGATCTCCGACTCGCCCGACACGGGAGTCGTCGATCGCTACCACCGGGTCTGGGGACACCCGGGGCTGCACGTGGTCGATGGAGCTGCCGTCCCCGCGAACCCCGGCGTGAACCCGTCGCTGACGATCACGGCGCTCGCGGAGAGGGCCATGTCGTATTGGCCCCGGTCCGGCGAGGTCGATCCGCGCCCCGCGCCCTGAGCACGCAGAAGGGGGCCGCGCCGAGCGCGACCCCCTCCATGCTGTGGATCAGCGGCTCTCGATGCCGCGGATCTGCGGGGTGTGGAAGTCTCCGCCGAATGCGCGCTGCGAGGCACCTTCGCGATCGAGGTACGGCGAGGCGCCGCCGTCGATGAACGGCCAGCCGGCGCCGAGGATGAGGCAGAGGTCGATGTCCTCGACCTCTGGCACCACGCCCTCGTCGAGCATCAGCTTGATCTCGCTCGCGAGACCGTCCTGCACGCGCTGCAGGATCGTCGCCGCGGATGCGGGATTCTTGCCGACGGCGGGCTTGAGGAGCTTCTCGGCCTGCTTGGTCCAGCCGGTCACCCGTCCGCCCTTGTCCTTCTCGACGACCGCATCGAGCTCAGCGAGAGCGTGGAAGTTCTCGTTGGCGTAGAACCGGTCGGAGAACGCGGTCGCCATGGTGTCCTGCACGTGGGCGGCGACCTTCCAGCCGACGAGGTCGATGAGCTGGAACGGCCCCATCGGCAACCCGAGGGGAGCGAAGGCCTTCTCGACGTCGGCGATCGGTGTGCCCTCGTAGACCGCACGAGCGGCTTCTCCCATGACCTTGGCGAGGAGGCGGTTGACGACGAAGCCGGGGGCGTCGGCGGTCAGCACCGCGTTCTTGCCCAGATTCTTCGCCACAACGAAGGCCGTCGACAGCGCGGCCTCGGAGGTCACGGGCGTCTTGACGATCTCGATGAGAGGCATCACGGCGACAGGGTTGAAGAAGTGGAACCCGACGAGGCGCTCGGGGTGAGCGAGCTTCGCGCCGATCTCCTCGACCGACAGCGACGAGGTGTTCGTCGCGAGGATCGCGTCCTCGGCGATGATCTTCTCGATCTCGCCGAACACCTGCTGCTTGACGCCGACCTCCTCGAACACGGCCTCGATGACGAAGTCGCAGTCCGCGTAGAGGCTCTTGTCGGTGGTGCCGGTCACGAGCGCACGGAGCTTGTTGGCGGAGTCCGCGTCGAGGCGGCCCTTCGCCTCGAGCTTGCCGATCTCCTCGTGGATGTAGGCCACTCCCTTGTCGACGCGCGCCTGATCCAGATCCGTGATCAGGACCGGCACCTGGAGCTTGCGCACGAACAGGAGGGCGAACTGGCTGGCCATGAGGCCCGCACCGATGATGCCGACCTTCGTGACCTTCTTGGCCAGCTGCTTGTCCGGCGCGCCGACGGGGCGCTTCGCGCGCTTCTGCACCAGGTCGAACGCGTACATGGATGCGGCGAACTGGTCGCCGGTGACGAGATCCGCGAGCGCTTCGTCCTCACGGGCGAAGCCCTCCGCCTTCGTACCGCTCTTGGCCTTGTCGAGCAGCTCGAGCGCCGCGTACGGCGACTTCGGAACGGTGCCGATCTTCGACTCGAGCATGCCGCGCGCCATCTTGACGGCGATCGGCCACTTGGTGAGCCGCTCCATCTTGCCCGGCTCGTTGCGGCGCTCGACCTTCTTGCCGCCGAGTACTGCATCGGCCCAGGCGAGCGAGTTCTCGAGGTAGTTCGCGGCCGGGAAGATCGCGTCGACGATCCCGAGATCGAACGCCTGCTGCGGCTTCAGCATCCTGTTCTGCTTGAGCGGATTGGAGATGACGACCTCGAGCGCGTTCTCGATGCCGATGAGGTTCGGCAGCAGGTACGCGCCACCCCAACCGGGGATGATGCCCAGGAAGACCTCGGGCAGCGCGATCGCGGCCGCGGAGGAGTCGACCGTGCGGTAGCTGGAGTTCAGGGCGATCTCCAGCCCGCCGCCGAGGGCGAGTCCGTTCACGAAGGCGAACGAGGGGACACCCAGCTCGCCGAGCTTGCCGAGCACCTTGTGTCCGAGTTGGGCGATGAGGCGGGCGTTGTCGCGCGAGCCGACCTTGCTGATGTCGGACAGGTCGGCACCGGCGGCGAGGATGTACTGCTTGCCGGTGATGCCCACCGCCTGGATCTCCCCGGCGGCGGCGCGGCTGGCGAGAGCGTCGAGCGTCTCGCCGAGCGCGGTGAGCGTCGCGGGTCCCAGCGTGTTGGGGCGGGTGTGATCGCGTCCGTTGTCGAGCGTGATCAGGGCGAGCACCTTGCCGGAGGCGAGGCGGATGTCACGGACCGGCGAGTGCGTGATCACCTCGCCCTCGGTCAGCGCCTGGATGGGGGAGAAGTCGACGTTCGCGTACTGTTCGGAGACCGAGTGTGCCATCGGGACTACTTCCTCTTCTTGCCGTCGAAGTGCGGGTTCTCCCAGATGACGGAACCGCCCTGGCCGAGACCGACGCACATCGCCGTCAGGCCGTAGCGCACGTCGGGACGCTCCGCGAACTGGGCCGCGAGCTGGATCATCAGACGGACTCCGGATGCCGCGAGCGGGTGCCCGAGGGCGATCGCGCCGCCCCACTGGTTGACCCGGGGGTCGTCATCCGCGATGCCGAAGTGATCGAGCAGCGAGATCACCTGGATCGCGAACGCCTCGTTCAACTCGAACAGGCCGATGTCGTCGATCGTGAGTCCGGCCTTCTTCAGTGCCTTCTCGGTCGAGGGGATCGGGCCGATGCCCATGATCTCGGGCTGCACGCCGGCGAAGGCGAACGACACCATGCGCATCTTCGGGGCCAGGCCGAACTCCTTGACGGCACCGCCGCCGGCGAGGAGTGACATCGTGGCGCCGTCGGTGAGCGGCGACGACGTGCCGGCGGTCACGCGACCGTGTGGACGGAACGGCGTCTTGAGGGCTGCGAGGTCCTCCATCGTCGTCTGAGGGCGTCGGCCCTCGTCCTCGGTGGCGAGACCCCAGGCCCCGTCAGCGCCCTTGGTCGCGACGGAGACGAGGTCCGGCTGGATCTTGCCGGCGTCGTAGGCCGCCTGCACCTTGTGCTGGCTGAGCATGCCGAACCGGTCGGAGCGCTCCTTGGTCAGGTGCGGGAACCGGTCGAAGATGCGCTCAGCCGTGACGCCCATGTTGAGAGCGCCGGGGTCGACCA
This genomic interval from Microbacterium hydrocarbonoxydans contains the following:
- a CDS encoding GMC oxidoreductase; protein product: MRKTEAAGREAEFDEDVVIVGSGFGGSVAALRLVEKGYRVRVYEAGRRFEDADFARTNWNVRRYLWAPGIGCYGIQRIHRLPHVMILAGAGVGGGSLNYANTLYQPGAAFFTDPQWREIADWESELAPHYATAKRMLGVVETYPHTGPVERIMAGAAEDLGVGDTFRRAPVGVWFGRPGERVADPFFGGEGPERTGCTLCGNCMVGCRVGAKNTLMKNYLPLAERRGAVIEALRTVTEVRELPEGGFAVTTQRSGAWIRHGRHTVHARQVVLAAGTWGTQQLLHRMRRDGALPRVSSAIGRLTRTNSEALDGAVATRVPASLELARGVAITTSFHVDERTHVENVRYGPGSNLMGALASILVPGDSGIAVRLLRLVARAVRAPVRQLRLGSLRRWSERGIIALVMQTEDNSLTLSLRRRWGRTVMTSAQGHGGPNPSHLPQAHRAAEAIAARMQQESGVPAEARGSWPEVFGIPLTAHFLGGAVISDSPDTGVVDRYHRVWGHPGLHVVDGAAVPANPGVNPSLTITALAERAMSYWPRSGEVDPRPAP
- a CDS encoding thiolase family protein yields the protein MAEISDVFFVDGVRTPFGRAGEKGMYWNTRADDLAVKATIGLMERNAAVPADRIDDVAIAATSQTGDQGLTLGRSVAILAGLPQTVPGLAVERMCAGAMTSVTTMGASIGVGMYDFALAGGVEHMGHHPIGGNADPNPRFVAERMVDPGALNMGVTAERIFDRFPHLTKERSDRFGMLSQHKVQAAYDAGKIQPDLVSVATKGADGAWGLATEDEGRRPQTTMEDLAALKTPFRPHGRVTAGTSSPLTDGATMSLLAGGGAVKEFGLAPKMRMVSFAFAGVQPEIMGIGPIPSTEKALKKAGLTIDDIGLFELNEAFAIQVISLLDHFGIADDDPRVNQWGGAIALGHPLAASGVRLMIQLAAQFAERPDVRYGLTAMCVGLGQGGSVIWENPHFDGKKRK
- a CDS encoding 3-hydroxyacyl-CoA dehydrogenase NAD-binding domain-containing protein encodes the protein MAHSVSEQYANVDFSPIQALTEGEVITHSPVRDIRLASGKVLALITLDNGRDHTRPNTLGPATLTALGETLDALASRAAAGEIQAVGITGKQYILAAGADLSDISKVGSRDNARLIAQLGHKVLGKLGELGVPSFAFVNGLALGGGLEIALNSSYRTVDSSAAAIALPEVFLGIIPGWGGAYLLPNLIGIENALEVVISNPLKQNRMLKPQQAFDLGIVDAIFPAANYLENSLAWADAVLGGKKVERRNEPGKMERLTKWPIAVKMARGMLESKIGTVPKSPYAALELLDKAKSGTKAEGFAREDEALADLVTGDQFAASMYAFDLVQKRAKRPVGAPDKQLAKKVTKVGIIGAGLMASQFALLFVRKLQVPVLITDLDQARVDKGVAYIHEEIGKLEAKGRLDADSANKLRALVTGTTDKSLYADCDFVIEAVFEEVGVKQQVFGEIEKIIAEDAILATNTSSLSVEEIGAKLAHPERLVGFHFFNPVAVMPLIEIVKTPVTSEAALSTAFVVAKNLGKNAVLTADAPGFVVNRLLAKVMGEAARAVYEGTPIADVEKAFAPLGLPMGPFQLIDLVGWKVAAHVQDTMATAFSDRFYANENFHALAELDAVVEKDKGGRVTGWTKQAEKLLKPAVGKNPASAATILQRVQDGLASEIKLMLDEGVVPEVEDIDLCLILGAGWPFIDGGASPYLDREGASQRAFGGDFHTPQIRGIESR